One window of the Ooceraea biroi isolate clonal line C1 unplaced genomic scaffold, Obir_v5.4 UnassembledTig114, whole genome shotgun sequence genome contains the following:
- the LOC113563477 gene encoding uncharacterized protein LOC113563477 encodes MTSLYRDVIQQRCELEKEVLKNTLSFATLQPDEFAYRLMKGPGYMAVTAGEAVHVIKCIPVDVIVRRTKECYIELPVTVRNTSLFITPKSHVLTKMGTIRECSYELPTLYRIEDTWIELIPEPRVRRTSLQQLQPMTSMSWNYLTPGPLASSGIYSQADLDKIRDHIMFPAEKPALLNSMARGITGHVMPDDTMSIYNLLDEASLNKIAESTAKRIWGGFITFGSATAGVFGVLLVVRLIKLAIDTMIHGYALHSAYGCSLYVLGAIWSSLTHLLLYLARGTAKRSHTDGRADPEEQRSSEPVEPVLSQSLSQNNPSNQSTSPQVTDSETIVYTDLQKRLREY; translated from the coding sequence ATGACATCGTTGTATCGTGACGTTATTCAACAACGTTGCGAGCTGGAAAAGGAAGTGTTAAAAAACACACTGTCCTTCGCTACTCTTCAGCCAGACGAATTCGCTTATCGGCTCATGAAAGGACCAGGTTACATGGCCGTCACTGCAGGGGAAGCCGTTCATGTCATCAAGTGTATACCAGTGGACGTCATCGTACGCCGCACTAAGGAATGTTATATTGAGCTACCGGTTACAGTACGCAACACTTCCCTCTTTATCACACCAAAATCACACGTGTTGACCAAGATGGGAACCATACGAGAGTGTAGCTACGAATTGCCAACCCTTTATCGAATTGAGGATACATGGATTGAACTTATTCCGGAGCCACGTGTTCGCAGAACATCGTTGCAGCAGTTACAACCTATGACAAGTATGtcatggaattatttaacgcCGGGACCACTAGCTTCCAGCGGAATATATTCCCAGGCGGATCTTGATAAAATCAGGGATCATATAATGTTCCCTGCTGAAAAGCCAGCGTTACTTAACAGCATGGCTCGTGGAATCACCGGACACGTCATGCCTGACGATACCATGTCCATTTACAACTTATTGGATGAAGcatcattaaacaaaattgctgaGTCAACTGCCAAACGGATCTGGGGCGGATTCATCACATTTGGATCAGCCACAGCAGGAGTTTTTGGAGTATTATTAGTAGTACGACTAATCAAGCTAGCCATCGACACGATGATACATGGTTATGCTCTACATTCAGCCTACGGATGCAGTCTGTACGTGCTAGGAGCTATCTGGAGCTCCTTGACTCATCTGCTACTCTATTTGGCCAGAGGTACAGCCAAACGCAGCCACACGGATGGACGAGCAGATCCCGAGGAACAACGATCATCGGAACCTGTGGAACCAGTATTATCGCAGTCTTTGTCGCAGAACAACCCTAGCAATCAGTCAACTTCGCCGCAGGTGACTGACAGTGAAACCATTGTATACACAGACTTACAAAAACGTTTGCGTGAATATTAG